From a single Bacillus sp. NEB1478 genomic region:
- a CDS encoding mechanosensitive ion channel: MYDYNTVTDSWMAYLGRLPDLLLAILVLLIGWLIASLVAKAVKSALHKTDFDNKIARWMRPDTDQDRIEQRSTKYSPEEIVSKVVFWILMAVAIVMFLNMLSLPYVAQPLSNALGVIAAAIPNILKAVLIAAVAWLIASVLAMLIRKVGRNKGFQSLLYRFRLTSNQVHADKAVQSAAKAVFYLTLLLFLPAVLSALGIDAISKPLEGMLNGFFAFIPKLLGAAIILFVGWLVAKIVKEILVNFLQSIGTDRLASKLGAERALDKTSLSQLIGTIVYVFILIPVVISALETLDIHGISGPAVGMLGRIMDMIPNIIVAIILVAAGLWVGKWVKHAVTSLLERIGFNGIFYKMGLGSLHKSSQTLTISEIIGYAAQVVVVLLFTIEALHLVNLESLVSILTVVLAYIPMVLTAVLILGIGFYAGDLVKRVVMSMVKQETESKLLGNIAKYTIITLAFFMALDQLGVAKTIVNAAFILVLGGFTIAFGLAFGLGGRETAARTLNKLSRRMEQTTIQSPDPAEWKDKTKLADFSTGRSKEQSSKESTSDLDLDKPHTIARDRQFNHLNKPSEEFGINDQDDPKRNDY, from the coding sequence ATGTACGATTACAACACAGTAACAGATTCTTGGATGGCATACCTCGGTAGATTACCTGATTTATTACTCGCAATTCTTGTCCTCTTAATTGGGTGGCTAATCGCCTCGCTAGTTGCAAAAGCGGTAAAAAGTGCACTTCATAAAACTGACTTTGACAATAAGATAGCACGATGGATGAGACCAGATACAGACCAAGACAGGATCGAACAGAGATCCACTAAATATTCACCGGAAGAGATCGTAAGTAAAGTGGTGTTCTGGATCTTAATGGCTGTTGCCATTGTAATGTTCTTGAATATGCTTAGTCTTCCTTATGTTGCACAGCCCCTTTCAAATGCACTGGGAGTTATCGCTGCTGCAATTCCAAATATTTTAAAAGCTGTACTTATTGCAGCTGTAGCTTGGCTGATCGCATCAGTACTAGCTATGTTGATCAGAAAAGTAGGACGTAATAAGGGCTTTCAAAGCTTGTTGTATCGTTTTAGATTAACGAGTAATCAAGTTCATGCTGATAAAGCAGTTCAATCTGCTGCAAAAGCAGTATTTTATCTGACGCTATTACTTTTCTTGCCTGCTGTTCTTTCGGCATTAGGCATCGACGCAATCTCTAAGCCACTTGAAGGGATGCTAAATGGATTCTTTGCCTTTATCCCGAAACTTCTTGGCGCAGCTATTATTCTATTTGTAGGATGGCTTGTGGCGAAGATTGTAAAAGAGATTCTCGTAAACTTCTTGCAGAGTATTGGAACAGATCGACTTGCTTCAAAATTAGGTGCGGAAAGAGCGCTTGATAAGACATCGCTTTCACAATTAATCGGTACAATTGTTTATGTGTTCATCCTAATACCGGTTGTGATTTCGGCTCTTGAAACATTAGACATACATGGGATTTCAGGGCCTGCTGTAGGAATGCTGGGCCGTATTATGGATATGATTCCGAACATTATCGTTGCGATTATCCTTGTTGCAGCAGGATTATGGGTCGGAAAATGGGTAAAGCATGCAGTTACTTCATTATTAGAACGTATTGGGTTTAACGGTATTTTTTATAAAATGGGACTCGGTTCTCTTCATAAGAGCAGCCAAACCCTAACCATTTCAGAAATAATTGGTTACGCAGCTCAAGTTGTTGTAGTTCTGTTGTTTACGATTGAAGCATTACACCTCGTGAATCTTGAAAGTTTAGTAAGTATATTAACAGTCGTTCTAGCATATATCCCGATGGTGTTAACTGCTGTTCTGATTTTAGGGATTGGATTTTACGCAGGGGATCTAGTAAAACGTGTTGTAATGAGCATGGTAAAACAAGAAACAGAAAGCAAACTATTAGGCAATATCGCAAAATATACAATTATTACGTTAGCTTTCTTCATGGCACTTGATCAGTTAGGTGTTGCAAAAACAATTGTAAATGCTGCGTTCATCTTAGTATTAGGCGGGTTTACAATTGCTTTCGGTCTAGCCTTTGGACTAGGCGGCAGAGAAACAGCTGCACGAACACTGAATAAATTGAGCAGAAGAATGGAACAGACGACGATTCAGAGCCCTGATCCCGCTGAATGGAAGGATAAAACAAAACTAGCGGACTTCAGTACGGGGCGTTCGAAGGAACAAAGTTCTAAAGAATCAACATCTGATCTTGATTTAGACAAACCACATACGATTGCTCGTGACCGACAATTTAATCATCTTAATAAACCAAGCGAAGAGTTTGGCATAAATGATCAAGATGATCCTAAACGAAACGATTATTAA
- a CDS encoding ZIP family metal transporter, with product MLQAALWGGIAGSAVLLGSFTGIAFRIPRKWTAWIMAFGTGILIGAVSFELLLEAVKQSDLKVTSTGFILGAAVFTIINAILAKKGGHERKKSTSKKTKSAGVAIFFGTLLDAIPESILIGASLIDQSEVSWLLVIAIFLSNFPEGLSSSIGLLKEGFSKQKIIGMWIAVFILSTIAAALGFLFLEQASDSFLSMIGAFAGGGIMAMVSSTMLPEAHEDAGAAVGLITSLGLLSSLVLTHFS from the coding sequence ATGCTGCAAGCTGCCTTATGGGGAGGAATAGCCGGATCTGCTGTACTGCTCGGATCATTTACAGGGATCGCCTTCCGGATTCCAAGAAAATGGACGGCTTGGATTATGGCTTTTGGTACAGGGATATTGATTGGTGCTGTATCTTTTGAACTTTTATTAGAAGCAGTTAAGCAAAGTGACTTAAAAGTAACATCGACAGGGTTTATACTAGGTGCGGCCGTGTTTACTATCATTAACGCAATCCTCGCTAAAAAAGGCGGGCACGAAAGAAAAAAATCGACCTCAAAAAAAACAAAAAGTGCAGGAGTCGCTATATTCTTCGGTACACTATTAGACGCAATACCAGAATCCATTTTAATTGGAGCGAGCTTAATCGACCAAAGTGAGGTAAGCTGGCTGCTGGTTATTGCCATCTTTTTAAGCAATTTTCCGGAAGGTCTATCAAGTTCAATTGGTTTATTAAAAGAAGGCTTCTCAAAACAAAAGATTATAGGAATGTGGATTGCTGTCTTTATTTTATCAACGATAGCAGCAGCACTCGGTTTTCTGTTTTTAGAACAGGCTTCTGATTCTTTTCTTTCCATGATTGGCGCATTTGCAGGTGGAGGAATCATGGCAATGGTTTCCTCAACCATGCTGCCAGAGGCACATGAGGATGCAGGCGCAGCCGTAGGATTGATTACTTCATTGGGCTTATTAAGCTCATTAGTGCTTACTCATTTTTCTTAA
- a CDS encoding DUF2642 domain-containing protein: MSIFNQLIGKTVKLSVSGNKGSKAITGMLIDYGSDIVVLFNGERYIYLPKLHIQSINHCYDIEMEISRPDSIPIASDEETLSLRKVLMNAKGLFSEIFITSNLSIHGYITNILNDYFIFYSPVYKMMLIPLHHLKWLTPYEDSERPYDLSNEELPLLPFHVPMARTFTEQCKKYEGKLVIFDLGKDSNRIGKLVKIENNQIQLTVGRNETVFINVQHIKTIHLP; encoded by the coding sequence TTGAGTATTTTTAATCAATTAATAGGAAAGACAGTCAAGCTTTCCGTCAGCGGTAATAAAGGAAGTAAAGCGATTACAGGCATGCTCATTGATTATGGTTCTGATATTGTTGTGCTGTTTAATGGTGAAAGATATATATATTTGCCTAAACTACACATTCAATCTATCAATCATTGTTATGATATTGAGATGGAGATTAGCAGACCGGACAGTATACCGATTGCTTCCGATGAAGAAACCTTATCTCTAAGAAAAGTCTTAATGAATGCAAAGGGCTTGTTTTCAGAGATATTTATCACAAGCAATCTATCCATTCATGGCTATATCACAAATATTTTGAATGATTATTTCATTTTTTACTCGCCTGTTTACAAAATGATGCTGATTCCACTGCACCACTTAAAATGGCTCACCCCCTATGAAGACAGTGAACGGCCCTATGACCTCTCGAATGAGGAATTGCCACTGCTTCCCTTTCATGTTCCAATGGCGAGAACTTTCACAGAACAGTGCAAAAAATATGAAGGAAAGCTTGTCATCTTTGATCTAGGCAAAGATTCAAATCGAATCGGTAAACTAGTTAAAATTGAAAACAATCAAATTCAATTGACAGTCGGCAGAAATGAAACCGTTTTTATTAATGTACAGCATATAAAAACGATTCATCTGCCCTAG
- a CDS encoding arsenic transporter: MHDLQIILTITIFALTIFFIVWNPWRLNETIPTSIGAFLFVFLGIVQVSDLFNIFHMVSGAAITILSTIVMSIVLESIGFFNFVAYNLVKRTKNSGVILFLYINLLCYLMTLFFNNDGSILITTPIIIKTLNMLQLKPHQKIAFLLPGAITATASSAPIAISNIANLIALKIVGLDINSYVTLMFVPAMIGIIVIVTLLFLYFKKAIPKKLPPAYFTEMNYQKSSRVIPHPLSVQKRLKVDWWMFKVCIIIVIVTRLTFFILAPFGIPMEWVAIVGAVTLIFVRWYRTQVGVLDVIKNTPWHILLFAFSMYVLIFGLQNIGLTSLIVKYLTDFIHFGNMAAIVTMGTLLTVMSNIFNNLPAIMVGTLTLTEMNLDPHLLQVSYLATILGSDIGALLTPIGTLATMLWIYILRENGVPISWKTYFKATIFVIPIGLIISLISLYFWTQWIFQS; this comes from the coding sequence ATGCATGATCTTCAAATTATACTCACAATAACGATTTTCGCACTGACGATTTTCTTCATTGTATGGAATCCATGGCGCCTAAACGAAACTATTCCCACAAGTATAGGCGCCTTTTTATTTGTTTTTTTAGGAATTGTACAAGTTTCTGACTTATTCAATATTTTCCATATGGTCAGTGGCGCTGCTATTACCATATTATCCACGATCGTAATGTCCATCGTGTTAGAAAGCATCGGTTTTTTCAATTTTGTGGCTTATAATCTTGTAAAACGGACAAAGAACTCTGGTGTAATTCTTTTTCTATATATCAATCTATTGTGCTATTTGATGACATTATTTTTTAACAATGACGGAAGTATCCTCATAACAACACCAATTATCATCAAAACACTGAATATGCTCCAATTAAAACCACATCAAAAAATAGCATTTTTACTTCCGGGAGCCATTACTGCTACTGCTTCAAGTGCACCAATCGCCATAAGTAACATTGCAAATCTAATAGCACTAAAAATTGTTGGGCTCGATATTAACAGTTACGTCACGCTCATGTTCGTACCGGCTATGATTGGTATTATCGTAATCGTTACACTTCTGTTCCTGTATTTCAAAAAAGCCATTCCAAAGAAATTGCCGCCAGCATATTTCACCGAAATGAACTATCAAAAATCCTCCCGGGTTATTCCACATCCATTATCCGTCCAAAAACGTTTAAAAGTAGATTGGTGGATGTTTAAAGTCTGTATCATCATTGTGATCGTAACAAGATTAACATTCTTTATCTTGGCACCGTTTGGCATTCCTATGGAATGGGTCGCCATTGTCGGTGCAGTCACCTTAATTTTCGTTCGCTGGTATAGAACACAAGTCGGTGTTCTTGATGTGATCAAGAACACACCTTGGCATATTTTGCTTTTTGCTTTTAGTATGTATGTTCTGATTTTCGGATTACAAAATATCGGGCTTACTTCTTTAATCGTGAAGTATTTAACTGATTTTATTCATTTTGGAAATATGGCTGCTATTGTTACGATGGGTACTTTGCTGACGGTCATGTCGAATATATTCAATAATCTGCCTGCCATTATGGTTGGAACGCTAACACTTACAGAGATGAATTTAGATCCTCATCTGTTGCAAGTTTCGTATTTAGCTACGATTTTAGGCAGCGATATCGGTGCACTATTAACACCGATTGGAACATTAGCCACCATGCTATGGATATACATTCTAAGAGAGAATGGAGTTCCAATCAGCTGGAAAACTTATTTTAAAGCAACCATTTTTGTAATTCCGATTGGATTAATCATCAGTTTAATAAGCTTATATTTTTGGACACAATGGATATTCCAGTCTTAA
- the pyrH gene encoding UMP kinase has protein sequence MRYRRVLIKLSGGAMAGNQGTGFDHLSLNHIAKEVSKVIAQGIEVAIVVGGGNIFRGNLAEYWGIERVEADQIGTLGTVINSLMLRGVLKSKLNKEVRVMSSVPISAVAEPYIRLRAVHHLNKGYVVIFAGGNGQPYVTTDYPAVQRALEMNCDAILCAKQGVDGVYDSDPNHFKEARKYATLHYDEAIRNNLKVMDQSALILARDHGLPIHLFDFNQEGAFYKICNGEDIGTFISHNIETALV, from the coding sequence ATGCGTTATAGACGGGTACTAATAAAATTAAGCGGCGGGGCTATGGCAGGAAATCAAGGCACAGGATTTGACCATCTTTCTCTAAATCATATTGCTAAAGAAGTCTCGAAAGTGATTGCTCAAGGTATTGAAGTAGCGATTGTTGTTGGAGGAGGCAATATTTTCAGAGGGAATTTAGCTGAGTATTGGGGTATCGAAAGAGTTGAAGCGGATCAGATCGGTACACTTGGCACCGTCATTAACAGTTTGATGCTAAGAGGTGTACTTAAAAGTAAATTAAACAAGGAAGTCAGAGTCATGAGTTCAGTGCCAATAAGTGCTGTAGCTGAACCATATATCAGATTGCGGGCAGTGCACCATTTGAACAAAGGCTATGTTGTTATTTTTGCAGGAGGTAATGGCCAGCCCTACGTAACGACTGACTATCCGGCTGTACAAAGGGCTCTCGAGATGAATTGTGACGCGATTTTATGTGCAAAACAAGGTGTAGATGGGGTTTACGACAGTGATCCAAACCATTTTAAAGAAGCTCGGAAGTATGCAACTCTCCATTATGATGAGGCGATACGAAATAATTTAAAAGTTATGGATCAATCGGCGCTTATTCTAGCGAGAGATCATGGTCTGCCGATTCATTTGTTTGATTTTAATCAAGAAGGAGCATTTTATAAAATCTGCAATGGGGAAGATATAGGGACGTTTATTAGTCATAATATTGAAACGGCACTTGTTTAA